One Sodalinema gerasimenkoae IPPAS B-353 DNA segment encodes these proteins:
- a CDS encoding LysR family transcriptional regulator, which produces MIQATFHQLRVFETVARHGSFTRAAEELSITQPTVSSQIKHLTQVIGMPLFEQIGRQLYLTEVGEELLNTCQTIFERLDNFEMMVADLQGTKRGKLRLGVVTTAKYFVPRLLGSFCQQHPDVDIALHVSNHQKLVQRMLNNQDDFYILSHPPEDIDLVVTPFLENPLVVVASHEHPMAREESIPIKKLRGEAFIMREPGSGTRRAVQQVFDRHKVTVNVRMELGSNEAIKQSVIGGLGISVLSLHCLRPDYQQGELAILKVKEFPIPCRWYVVHRSGKQLSVLTEAFLEHLLAESQSLAVETGG; this is translated from the coding sequence TACCCGCGCGGCGGAGGAACTCTCGATCACTCAACCGACGGTATCGAGTCAGATTAAGCATTTAACCCAAGTGATTGGGATGCCGCTGTTTGAGCAAATTGGACGACAACTCTACTTAACGGAGGTGGGGGAAGAACTCCTCAACACCTGTCAGACGATTTTTGAACGCTTGGACAACTTCGAGATGATGGTGGCTGATCTCCAGGGAACGAAGCGGGGAAAACTGCGCCTGGGGGTGGTGACGACGGCGAAATATTTTGTCCCTCGTCTGTTGGGGTCTTTCTGTCAGCAGCATCCTGATGTGGATATTGCCTTGCACGTGAGCAATCATCAAAAGTTGGTGCAACGGATGCTCAATAATCAGGATGATTTCTATATTCTGAGTCATCCCCCAGAGGACATTGACTTAGTGGTCACGCCGTTTTTAGAGAATCCTCTGGTGGTGGTGGCGTCCCATGAGCATCCCATGGCTCGGGAGGAGAGTATACCCATTAAAAAACTACGGGGAGAGGCGTTTATTATGCGAGAACCGGGTTCGGGGACGCGGCGAGCAGTGCAACAGGTGTTTGACCGCCATAAGGTGACGGTCAATGTGCGGATGGAGTTGGGGAGTAATGAGGCGATTAAACAGTCGGTGATTGGCGGGTTGGGGATTTCGGTATTATCTCTGCACTGTTTACGGCCGGATTATCAACAGGGGGAGTTGGCAATTTTGAAGGTGAAAGAGTTTCCGATTCCCTGTCGTTGGTATGTGGTGCATCGCTCGGGGAAACAGCTTTCGGTGTTGACGGAGGCGTTTCTGGAGCATCTATTGGCGGAAAGTCAATCCCTCGCCGTGGAGACCGGGGGCTAA
- a CDS encoding DUF2996 domain-containing protein — protein sequence MAEDDKKAKTTTAASKGGKKQEKPPAVEDKPFADFMHQDYLPALRQELENQGIEDLDLKFEKRRVPPLDAKGDCWQVIGTWQGGNRRFVVYFPKADIKGPRAFSCAADGTQPSTIEPFLMDERKINLSLLVFGVVQRLNAQKWLARN from the coding sequence ATGGCAGAAGACGATAAAAAAGCGAAAACCACCACCGCCGCCAGTAAAGGTGGCAAGAAGCAGGAAAAGCCCCCCGCCGTTGAAGATAAGCCCTTCGCCGATTTCATGCACCAGGACTATCTCCCGGCCCTGAGACAGGAACTGGAAAACCAGGGAATTGAGGATTTAGATCTCAAATTCGAGAAACGCCGGGTTCCGCCTCTGGATGCTAAGGGGGACTGTTGGCAGGTGATTGGCACGTGGCAGGGGGGAAACCGCCGCTTTGTGGTTTATTTCCCCAAAGCCGACATCAAAGGACCTCGGGCTTTCTCCTGTGCCGCCGACGGCACTCAACCGAGTACCATCGAACCCTTCTTGATGGATGAGCGCAAGATTAACTTATCTCTGTTGGTCTTTGGCGTGGTTCAGCGACTCAATGCCCAGAAGTGGTTGGCCCGGAACTAA